Proteins from one Embleya scabrispora genomic window:
- the hisD gene encoding histidinol dehydrogenase gives MISRIDLRGPASRAVLDSPAALRDVLPRAELDVEAALEKVRPLCEDVRHRGVEALIEITERFDGVRLTDIRVPAEAIAAALDTLAPKVRAALEESIRRARAVHREQRRQDVTVQVVPGGTVTERWVPVERVGLYVPGGNAVYPSSVVMNVVPAQEAGVASMAVASPPQAGFGGLPHPTILAACALLGVDEVYAVGGAQAIAMFAYGAGSCAPAHLVTGPGNIWVAAAKRLLKGRIGIDAEAGPTEIAVLADDTADAGHVAADLISQAEHDTLAASILVTDSEALADAVVEELKVRVDATRHRERVTEALAGRQSGIVLVDSVDDGLAVVDAYAAEHLEIQTADAGAVAARVRNAGAVFVGAFAPVSLGDYCAGSNHVLPTGGCACHSSGLSVQSFLRGIHVVDYSRAALADVAEHVSVLADAEDLPAHGAAVRARFATGELSGLAAWEEGS, from the coding sequence GTGATCTCCCGTATCGACCTGCGCGGTCCCGCCTCGCGGGCTGTCCTGGACAGCCCCGCCGCACTGCGCGACGTGTTGCCCCGAGCCGAACTCGACGTCGAGGCGGCCCTGGAGAAGGTCCGCCCCCTCTGCGAGGACGTCAGGCATCGCGGCGTCGAGGCGCTGATCGAGATCACCGAGCGCTTCGACGGTGTACGACTGACCGACATCCGGGTGCCCGCCGAGGCGATCGCCGCTGCCCTGGACACGCTCGCGCCCAAGGTGCGCGCGGCCCTGGAGGAGTCGATCCGCCGGGCCCGCGCGGTGCACCGCGAGCAGCGCCGGCAGGACGTCACCGTGCAGGTCGTGCCGGGCGGCACGGTCACCGAGCGGTGGGTGCCGGTCGAGCGGGTCGGGCTGTACGTACCGGGCGGCAACGCCGTCTACCCGTCGTCCGTGGTGATGAACGTGGTCCCCGCCCAGGAGGCCGGCGTCGCCTCGATGGCGGTCGCCTCGCCGCCGCAGGCCGGCTTCGGCGGGCTGCCGCACCCGACCATCCTGGCCGCGTGCGCGCTGCTGGGGGTGGACGAGGTCTACGCCGTGGGCGGGGCACAGGCGATCGCGATGTTCGCGTACGGCGCGGGCTCGTGCGCGCCGGCGCACCTGGTCACCGGCCCCGGCAACATCTGGGTCGCCGCCGCCAAGCGGCTGCTCAAGGGCCGGATCGGGATCGACGCCGAGGCCGGGCCGACCGAGATCGCGGTGCTCGCCGACGACACGGCCGACGCGGGCCACGTCGCGGCCGACCTGATCAGCCAGGCCGAGCACGACACGCTGGCCGCGTCGATCCTGGTCACCGACTCCGAGGCGCTGGCCGACGCGGTCGTGGAGGAGTTGAAGGTCCGGGTGGACGCCACCCGGCACCGCGAGCGGGTCACCGAGGCGCTGGCCGGCCGGCAGTCCGGGATCGTGCTGGTGGACTCGGTCGACGACGGCCTCGCCGTGGTGGACGCCTACGCCGCCGAGCACCTGGAGATCCAGACCGCCGACGCGGGCGCGGTCGCCGCCCGGGTGCGCAACGCCGGCGCGGTCTTCGTCGGCGCGTTCGCCCCCGTCTCCCTCGGCGACTACTGCGCCGGGTCCAACCACGTGCTGCCCACCGGCGGCTGCGCCTGCCACTCGTCGGGCCTGTCCGTGCAGTCCTTCCTGCGTGGGATCCACGTCGTGGACTACTCGCGCGCGGCGCTCGCCGACGTCGCCGAGCACGTCAGCGTGCTGGCCGACGCGGAGGACCTGCCCGCGCACGGCGCCGCCGTGCGGGCCCGCTTCGCGACCGGCGAACTGTCCGGCCTCGCGGCGTGGGAGGAGGGCTCGTGA
- a CDS encoding RidA family protein: MTGSDNSAGSGSSDGIERYASGGRWEDAFGYSRAVAVGDYVHVSGCTAIVEGNLAHEGDPHHQALAAFRIALDALEHFGLGAADVVRTRMYITHSRDSDDVGRAHGELFGEVRPAATMVVVAGLIDSRMLVEVEVDAYRGRAS; the protein is encoded by the coding sequence GTGACGGGAAGCGACAATTCGGCAGGCTCCGGTAGCTCGGACGGCATCGAGCGGTACGCGTCCGGCGGCCGGTGGGAGGACGCGTTCGGCTACTCGCGCGCGGTCGCCGTCGGCGACTACGTGCACGTGTCGGGCTGTACCGCGATCGTCGAGGGCAATCTGGCCCACGAGGGCGACCCGCACCACCAGGCGCTCGCCGCCTTCCGGATCGCGCTGGACGCGCTCGAGCACTTCGGGCTCGGCGCGGCGGACGTGGTGCGCACCCGGATGTACATCACCCACTCGCGCGACTCGGACGACGTCGGGCGCGCGCACGGCGAGCTGTTCGGCGAGGTGCGACCGGCCGCCACGATGGTCGTGGTGGCCGGGCTGATCGACTCCCGGATGCTCGTCGAGGTCGAGGTGGACGCGTACCGGGGGAGGGCGTCGTGA
- a CDS encoding dienelactone hydrolase family protein → MARIVLFHSAYGLRPAVQDAAGWLRGLGHEVVVPDLYDGRCTESIEEGMEIKDEIGADELIRRAVKVAAGLGEGLVYAGFSLGASIAQNAVFADRTAAGLLMFHGTSDLREDAVTEVPVQLHVAEPDPFETEDWLGTWYLGMRRAGADVEIHRYRGAGHLFTDPGLPDYDREAASRAWAIASDFLSEIDSAAAAAAAND, encoded by the coding sequence GTGGCCCGCATCGTGTTGTTTCACTCGGCCTATGGGCTGCGGCCCGCTGTTCAGGATGCGGCCGGGTGGTTGCGGGGGCTCGGGCACGAGGTGGTTGTGCCGGATCTGTATGACGGGCGTTGCACCGAGTCCATCGAGGAGGGGATGGAGATCAAGGATGAGATCGGTGCGGACGAGTTGATCCGGCGCGCGGTGAAGGTGGCTGCCGGGCTCGGTGAGGGGCTTGTGTATGCCGGGTTCTCGCTGGGGGCCTCGATCGCGCAGAACGCCGTGTTCGCGGATCGTACGGCGGCCGGCCTGTTGATGTTTCACGGCACCTCCGACCTGCGTGAGGACGCCGTGACGGAGGTGCCGGTGCAGTTGCATGTGGCCGAGCCGGATCCGTTCGAGACCGAGGACTGGCTGGGGACCTGGTACCTGGGCATGCGCCGCGCCGGGGCCGATGTGGAGATCCACCGCTACCGGGGCGCCGGTCACCTGTTCACCGATCCCGGGCTGCCGGACTACGACCGCGAGGCCGCCTCGCGGGCCTGGGCGATCGCCTCGGACTTCCTCAGCGAGATCGACTCGGCCGCGGCGGCCGCGGCGGCCAACGACTGA
- a CDS encoding mechanosensitive ion channel family protein gives MWHILRPLIVLVSVIAFTGLVTWGMARLAREVQTRKPLTGPLWSMARRGRASIVATLGTSMLLLAEPAAALPERSRGMIRHILVLAVIAACAWLIVHAVTLLVNTSFERYAANATDTGRVRRIQTQIALIRRTAVAIVGIITFAAMIMTFPGMKTIGTSLLASAGLLGVVAGLAAQSALANLFAGLQIAFSDMVRIGDSVVVNQEMGTIEEITLTYLVVNTWDQRRIVMPVSYFTSRPFENWSRTDTRMTGTVFLHLDHSAPVGELRDELHRILKDTGLWDGQGWSLYVTDTTPTTILIRAVVTARDSDDLWTLRCEVREKLLDYLRREHPYALPRIATAPAPLGNEAVGPYSGNGRFAKARPIPQVPAQTGPRKYVSLAKKPQSLAAAAAAAESISLRKSEAIAQAREAASRS, from the coding sequence GTGTGGCACATACTTCGCCCGCTGATCGTGCTCGTCTCGGTGATCGCCTTCACGGGCCTGGTGACCTGGGGAATGGCTCGCCTGGCCCGCGAAGTACAGACCCGCAAACCACTGACCGGACCACTGTGGTCGATGGCGCGGCGCGGCCGCGCCTCGATCGTGGCGACCCTCGGCACCTCGATGTTGTTGCTCGCCGAGCCCGCCGCCGCGCTGCCCGAGCGCAGTCGGGGCATGATCCGGCACATCCTGGTGCTCGCGGTGATCGCGGCCTGCGCGTGGCTGATCGTGCACGCGGTGACCCTGCTGGTGAACACCTCGTTCGAGCGCTACGCGGCGAACGCGACGGACACCGGCCGGGTGCGCCGGATACAGACCCAGATCGCGCTGATCCGACGCACCGCGGTGGCGATCGTCGGGATCATCACCTTCGCCGCGATGATCATGACCTTCCCGGGCATGAAGACGATCGGAACCAGCCTGCTCGCCTCCGCCGGCCTGCTCGGCGTGGTGGCCGGTCTGGCCGCGCAGAGCGCGCTGGCCAACCTGTTCGCCGGGTTGCAGATCGCGTTCAGCGACATGGTCCGGATCGGCGACTCGGTGGTGGTCAACCAGGAGATGGGCACCATCGAGGAGATCACCCTGACCTACCTGGTGGTCAACACGTGGGACCAGCGCCGGATCGTGATGCCTGTGTCCTACTTCACCTCGCGGCCGTTCGAGAACTGGTCGCGCACCGACACCCGGATGACCGGGACGGTGTTCCTGCACCTGGACCACTCGGCGCCGGTGGGCGAACTGCGCGACGAACTGCACCGGATCCTCAAGGACACCGGCCTGTGGGACGGCCAAGGCTGGAGCCTGTACGTCACCGACACCACGCCGACCACGATCCTGATCCGCGCGGTGGTCACCGCCCGCGACTCCGACGACCTGTGGACGCTGCGCTGCGAGGTCCGCGAGAAGCTGCTCGACTACCTGCGCCGCGAACACCCGTACGCGCTGCCCCGAATCGCCACCGCGCCCGCGCCGCTGGGCAACGAGGCGGTGGGCCCGTACAGCGGAAACGGGCGCTTCGCGAAGGCGCGCCCGATCCCGCAGGTGCCGGCGCAGACCGGTCCGCGCAAGTACGTGAGCCTGGCCAAGAAGCCTCAGTCGTTGGCCGCCGCGGCCGCCGCGGCCGAGTCGATCTCGCTGAGGAAGTCCGAGGCGATCGCCCAGGCCCGCGAGGCGGCCTCGCGGTCGTAG
- the priA gene encoding bifunctional 1-(5-phosphoribosyl)-5-((5-phosphoribosylamino)methylideneamino)imidazole-4-carboxamide isomerase/phosphoribosylanthranilate isomerase PriA, whose protein sequence is MTQTHRLELLPAVDVADGQAVRLVKGEAGSETSYGDPLAAALAWQSAGAEWIHLVDLDAAFGKGSNRELLAEVVGKLDVKVELSGGIRDDASLEAALGTGCRRVNLGTAALETPDWVRSAIARHGDRIAVGLDVRGTTLAGRGWTREGGELFETLARLDADGCARYVVTDVNKDGTLAGPNLQLLRDVCAATDRPVVASGGVSSLADLRAIAELVPLGVEGSIVGKALYAQAFTLEEALEAVSR, encoded by the coding sequence ATGACCCAGACCCACCGCCTCGAACTGCTGCCCGCCGTCGATGTCGCCGACGGCCAGGCCGTCCGCCTGGTCAAGGGCGAGGCCGGGTCGGAGACCTCCTACGGCGACCCGCTGGCCGCCGCCCTGGCCTGGCAGAGCGCCGGCGCCGAGTGGATCCACCTGGTCGACCTGGACGCCGCGTTCGGCAAGGGCAGCAACCGCGAACTGCTCGCCGAGGTGGTCGGCAAGCTCGACGTCAAGGTCGAGTTGTCCGGCGGCATCCGCGACGACGCCTCCCTGGAGGCCGCGCTCGGCACCGGCTGCCGCCGGGTCAACCTGGGTACCGCCGCGCTGGAGACGCCGGACTGGGTGCGCTCCGCGATCGCCCGGCACGGCGACCGGATCGCGGTCGGCCTGGACGTGCGCGGCACCACGCTGGCCGGGCGCGGCTGGACCCGCGAGGGGGGCGAGCTGTTCGAGACGCTGGCCCGGTTGGACGCCGACGGCTGCGCCCGCTACGTGGTCACCGACGTGAACAAGGACGGCACCCTCGCGGGCCCTAACCTGCAGTTGCTGCGCGACGTGTGCGCGGCCACCGACCGCCCGGTGGTGGCCTCGGGCGGGGTGTCCTCGCTGGCGGATCTGCGCGCCATCGCCGAACTGGTGCCGCTGGGTGTGGAAGGCTCGATCGTCGGCAAGGCGCTGTACGCCCAGGCGTTCACCCTCGAAGAGGCGTTGGAGGCGGTGTCCCGGTGA
- a CDS encoding ABC transporter ATP-binding protein codes for MRGLTRTYRTGRRRDRHVVTANDTIDLDVRRGEIFGLLGPNGAGKSTLVRQLTGLLRPDSGSIDLLGHDLVRRPDVAARLVAYLGQESGALDELTVALAIETTARLRALDAHRARAERDAVLDELELGPIADRPLKKLSGGQRRLACVATALVGDRPVLVLDEPTTGMDPVARRAVWAAVDRRRADSGATVLLVTHNVIEAETVLDRVAVLDEGRVIACDTPGGLKAMVGDEVRLDLVWRADPPMDDPAVGMLARSAVRTGRRWSTRMEPGMARELLASVTSGPAFEALDDFTLSTPSLEDVYLALGGRHQGLVKG; via the coding sequence GTGCGCGGCCTGACCAGGACCTATCGCACCGGGCGCCGGCGCGATCGGCACGTGGTCACCGCCAACGACACGATCGACCTGGACGTGCGCCGGGGCGAGATCTTCGGCCTGCTCGGACCCAACGGCGCGGGCAAGTCCACCCTGGTCCGCCAGCTCACCGGCCTGCTCCGGCCCGACTCCGGCAGCATCGACCTGCTCGGCCACGACCTGGTGCGCCGCCCCGACGTGGCCGCCCGACTGGTCGCCTACCTCGGCCAGGAGTCCGGCGCGCTGGACGAGTTGACCGTCGCCCTCGCGATCGAGACCACCGCCCGGCTGCGCGCGCTCGACGCCCACCGGGCCCGGGCCGAGCGCGACGCGGTGCTCGACGAACTCGAACTCGGCCCGATCGCGGACCGGCCGCTGAAGAAGCTCTCCGGCGGCCAGCGCCGGCTGGCCTGCGTGGCCACCGCGCTGGTGGGCGATCGGCCCGTGCTGGTCCTGGACGAGCCGACCACCGGCATGGACCCGGTCGCGCGCCGCGCGGTGTGGGCCGCGGTGGATCGCCGCCGGGCCGACAGCGGCGCCACCGTGCTCCTGGTCACCCACAACGTGATCGAGGCGGAGACCGTGCTGGACCGGGTCGCGGTGCTCGACGAGGGCCGGGTGATCGCGTGCGACACCCCCGGGGGCCTGAAGGCCATGGTCGGCGACGAGGTCCGGCTCGACCTGGTCTGGCGGGCCGACCCGCCGATGGACGACCCGGCGGTCGGTATGCTCGCGCGCAGCGCGGTGCGCACCGGCCGACGCTGGAGCACCCGGATGGAACCGGGCATGGCCCGCGAACTGCTCGCCAGCGTCACCTCCGGGCCGGCGTTCGAGGCGCTCGACGACTTCACGCTGTCCACGCCGAGCCTGGAGGACGTCTACCTCGCGCTCGGCGGCCGCCACCAGGGACTGGTCAAGGGATGA
- a CDS encoding ABC transporter permease, with the protein MTSAGDIDPYPSPEGAHVGFAPGYDAPPSLWRRYRTDVLAFAAVVAACLVVGAIVGVVWEQITPRVPLMATKEGVFQVSPETETSIALDGWFAVCGVVAGIVLAPLAFWRFRRQGVATALALTVGGIAGAYLAFKVGVALGPDGIADEVRRVGLGKRFDQELDLKAKGVLLLWPIASMVIFLGLSAGFAPAERRETFQGPWPWAPQGPDREHAPGPFPGATVPAPVDLTKHGSDEG; encoded by the coding sequence ATGACGTCTGCCGGGGATATCGACCCCTACCCGTCGCCCGAGGGCGCGCACGTGGGCTTCGCGCCCGGGTACGACGCGCCCCCCTCGCTGTGGCGGCGCTACCGCACCGACGTGCTCGCGTTCGCCGCGGTGGTCGCGGCCTGCCTGGTGGTGGGCGCGATCGTGGGCGTGGTCTGGGAGCAGATCACCCCGAGAGTGCCGCTGATGGCCACCAAGGAGGGCGTCTTCCAGGTCTCGCCCGAGACGGAGACCTCGATCGCCCTGGACGGCTGGTTCGCGGTGTGCGGCGTGGTGGCCGGCATCGTGCTCGCGCCGCTCGCGTTCTGGCGGTTCCGTCGGCAGGGCGTGGCGACCGCGCTCGCGCTGACCGTCGGCGGGATCGCCGGCGCGTATCTGGCGTTCAAGGTCGGCGTGGCGCTCGGCCCGGACGGGATCGCCGACGAGGTGCGTCGCGTCGGCCTGGGCAAGCGCTTCGACCAGGAGTTGGACCTGAAGGCCAAGGGCGTGTTGCTGCTGTGGCCGATCGCGTCGATGGTGATCTTCCTCGGCCTGTCCGCCGGGTTCGCTCCCGCCGAGCGGCGGGAGACGTTCCAGGGGCCGTGGCCGTGGGCACCCCAGGGCCCGGACCGAGAGCACGCCCCGGGCCCGTTCCCGGGTGCGACCGTGCCCGCCCCGGTCGACCTCACCAAGCACGGCTCCGACGAGGGCTGA
- a CDS encoding LON peptidase substrate-binding domain-containing protein, with product MVTVTDRLPLFPLNSVLYPGLVLPLHIFEERYRALVRDLEALPQAEQRFGVVALRTGREVGDIEGDPLAVLHPVGCTAEIATIKTHEDGRYDLVATGATRFELVSVDDSGPYLYAEVEYLADPPGERADVLGLAATRAFAEYQRRLLTAQQRTPMSLPELPDDPVVLSYLVAAAVVLDPHDKQRLLEAEDATARLTAEVELLRREAALLDHLPSLPAIELLRQNIEPN from the coding sequence TTGGTCACCGTGACCGACCGGCTTCCGCTTTTCCCGCTCAACTCGGTGCTCTATCCGGGTCTGGTGCTGCCCCTGCACATCTTCGAGGAGCGATACCGCGCGCTGGTCCGGGACCTGGAGGCGCTGCCCCAGGCGGAGCAGCGCTTCGGCGTGGTGGCGCTGCGCACCGGGCGTGAGGTCGGCGACATCGAGGGCGATCCGCTCGCGGTGCTGCACCCGGTGGGCTGCACGGCGGAGATCGCCACGATCAAGACGCACGAGGACGGCCGCTACGACCTGGTGGCCACGGGTGCGACCCGGTTCGAGCTGGTCTCGGTGGACGACTCGGGGCCGTATCTGTATGCCGAGGTCGAATACCTGGCCGATCCGCCCGGGGAGCGGGCCGACGTACTCGGACTGGCCGCGACCCGGGCCTTCGCCGAGTATCAGCGCCGGCTGCTCACCGCCCAGCAGCGCACCCCGATGAGCCTGCCGGAGCTGCCCGACGACCCGGTCGTGCTGTCCTACCTGGTGGCCGCCGCGGTGGTGCTCGACCCGCACGACAAGCAGCGGCTGCTGGAGGCGGAGGACGCGACCGCCCGGCTGACCGCCGAGGTGGAACTGCTGCGCCGCGAGGCGGCGCTGCTCGACCACCTGCCGTCGTTGCCGGCGATCGAGTTGTTGCGGCAGAACATCGAACCCAACTGA
- a CDS encoding ABC transporter permease, translating to MKVSTPGSAASIETAPARPVEPVAPAPGTPLGAGLLTVYRAQLSRVRVSRVPLLFVAVFQSVGIMILMRGVVDTGSDSAREAVVAGSSVLVVAFVALNLLAQHFGNLRAANALDYYLTLPVRPAAVVLGIAAAYASFTLPGTVATAVIGALMFQLPLANLWVLLLVVPLSGAALAGIGAVFGLLAPRPELATLLGQLGMSAALLLGVLPEDRMPEVIVLGRDLLPSSYGVDAFIASYGDPNWAAVAGNLAVCAGVGVVMLSLATWAFRRSTRA from the coding sequence ATGAAGGTGTCGACCCCAGGAAGTGCAGCGAGCATCGAGACCGCGCCGGCGCGCCCGGTCGAACCGGTCGCCCCGGCGCCGGGCACGCCGCTCGGTGCCGGGCTGCTGACCGTCTACCGCGCGCAGTTGTCCCGGGTGCGGGTCTCCCGGGTGCCGCTGCTGTTCGTCGCGGTGTTCCAGTCGGTGGGCATCATGATCCTGATGCGCGGCGTGGTGGACACCGGCAGCGACAGTGCCCGCGAGGCGGTGGTGGCCGGATCCAGTGTGCTCGTGGTCGCCTTCGTCGCGCTCAACCTGCTCGCCCAGCACTTCGGCAACCTGCGCGCGGCCAACGCGCTCGACTACTACCTGACGCTGCCGGTGCGCCCGGCCGCCGTGGTGCTCGGCATCGCCGCCGCGTACGCGTCCTTCACGCTGCCCGGCACGGTGGCCACCGCGGTGATCGGCGCGCTGATGTTCCAGCTGCCGCTGGCCAACCTGTGGGTGCTGCTGCTGGTCGTACCGCTGTCCGGCGCCGCCCTGGCCGGCATCGGCGCGGTCTTCGGGCTGCTCGCCCCGCGTCCGGAACTGGCCACACTGCTCGGCCAGTTGGGTATGTCGGCGGCGCTGCTGCTCGGCGTGCTGCCGGAGGATCGCATGCCGGAGGTGATCGTCCTCGGCCGGGACCTGCTGCCGTCGTCCTACGGGGTGGACGCGTTCATCGCGAGCTACGGCGACCCGAACTGGGCGGCGGTGGCCGGCAATCTGGCGGTCTGCGCGGGAGTCGGCGTGGTGATGCTCTCGCTGGCCACCTGGGCCTTCAGGCGCAGTACCCGGGCGTAG
- the hisB gene encoding imidazoleglycerol-phosphate dehydratase HisB, with product MARTGRVERATKETSVEVEIDLDGTGKVDVATGVGFFDHMLDQLGKHGLFDLTVKTRGDLHIDAHHTIEDTALALGAAFRQALGDKKGIRRFADASVPLDEALAQVTVDLSGRPYLVHSEPDRMAPMIGPDYDTTLTRHILESFVAQAQICLHVHVPYGRNAHHIVEAQFKALARALSDACVLDPRRAGVIPSTKGAL from the coding sequence ATGGCAAGAACCGGTCGCGTCGAACGCGCCACGAAGGAAACCTCCGTCGAGGTCGAGATCGACCTGGACGGCACGGGGAAGGTCGATGTCGCCACCGGCGTCGGCTTCTTCGACCACATGCTCGACCAGCTCGGCAAGCACGGCCTGTTCGACCTGACCGTCAAGACTCGCGGCGACCTGCACATCGACGCGCACCACACGATCGAGGACACCGCCCTCGCGCTCGGCGCCGCGTTCCGCCAGGCCCTCGGCGACAAGAAGGGCATCCGCCGCTTCGCGGACGCCTCCGTGCCGCTGGACGAGGCGCTGGCCCAGGTCACCGTGGACCTGTCCGGCCGGCCCTACCTGGTGCACTCCGAGCCGGACCGCATGGCGCCGATGATCGGCCCCGACTACGACACCACGCTGACCCGGCACATCCTGGAGTCGTTCGTCGCCCAGGCGCAGATCTGCCTGCACGTACACGTGCCGTACGGGCGCAACGCGCACCACATCGTCGAGGCGCAGTTCAAGGCGCTCGCCCGGGCACTGTCCGACGCGTGCGTGCTCGACCCGCGCCGGGCCGGCGTGATCCCCTCGACGAAGGGCGCGCTGTGA
- the ybaK gene encoding Cys-tRNA(Pro) deacylase has translation MAKGRTKGGQGTPATVALTREGVAFTTHAYTHDPDAASYGEEAATVLGVPAERVFKTLLADVDGALTVAVVPVAGRLDLKALAAAVGGKRAAMADPAAAERATGYVLGGISPLGQKRRHPTVVDASVLALETVYVSAGRRGLEIELAPADLIRLTDAVTAPVGRV, from the coding sequence ATGGCGAAGGGCAGGACCAAGGGCGGACAGGGCACCCCGGCGACGGTGGCGCTGACCCGCGAGGGCGTGGCGTTCACGACGCACGCGTACACCCACGACCCGGACGCGGCCTCGTACGGCGAGGAGGCCGCGACGGTGCTCGGCGTGCCGGCCGAGCGGGTGTTCAAGACGCTGCTCGCCGACGTGGACGGCGCGCTCACCGTCGCGGTGGTCCCGGTGGCGGGCCGGCTCGACCTCAAGGCGCTGGCCGCGGCGGTCGGCGGAAAGCGCGCGGCGATGGCCGACCCGGCGGCGGCCGAGCGGGCCACGGGCTACGTGCTCGGCGGCATCAGCCCCCTCGGCCAAAAGCGCCGGCACCCCACGGTGGTGGACGCCTCGGTGCTCGCGCTGGAGACCGTGTACGTGTCGGCCGGCCGCCGGGGCCTGGAGATCGAACTGGCCCCGGCCGACCTGATCCGGCTCACGGACGCGGTGACGGCTCCGGTGGGGCGGGTCTAG
- the hisH gene encoding imidazole glycerol phosphate synthase subunit HisH, translated as MPKKVIVLDYGFGNVRSAERALAHAGADVEISADQHAALNADGLLVPGVGAFAACMEGLRAVRGDTIVDKRLAGGRPVLGICVGMQILFTRGVEHGVATEGCAQWPGTVERLAAPVVPHMGWNTVEAPADSVLFRDAAPDTRYYFVHSYAVRTWEMPVVQDGPHIPPGVTWSTHGTPFVAAVENGALSATQFHPEKSGEAGAQLLRNWLETL; from the coding sequence GTGCCCAAGAAGGTCATCGTCCTCGACTACGGATTCGGGAACGTGCGCTCGGCCGAGCGGGCGCTCGCGCACGCCGGCGCCGACGTCGAGATCAGCGCGGACCAGCACGCCGCGCTGAACGCCGACGGGCTGCTCGTGCCCGGCGTCGGCGCGTTCGCGGCGTGCATGGAGGGCCTGCGCGCGGTCCGCGGCGACACCATCGTGGACAAGCGGCTCGCCGGCGGCCGGCCGGTGCTCGGCATCTGCGTCGGCATGCAGATCCTGTTCACGCGCGGCGTCGAGCACGGGGTGGCCACCGAGGGCTGCGCCCAGTGGCCGGGCACGGTCGAGCGACTGGCCGCCCCCGTGGTGCCGCACATGGGCTGGAACACCGTCGAGGCGCCCGCGGACAGCGTGCTCTTTCGCGACGCCGCGCCCGACACGCGCTACTACTTCGTGCACTCCTACGCGGTGCGCACGTGGGAGATGCCGGTGGTTCAGGACGGCCCGCACATCCCGCCCGGCGTCACCTGGAGCACGCACGGCACACCGTTCGTGGCCGCCGTGGAGAACGGCGCGCTCAGCGCCACCCAGTTCCACCCGGAGAAGTCCGGCGAGGCCGGCGCGCAACTGCTGCGCAACTGGCTCGAGACGCTGTAG
- a CDS encoding histidinol-phosphate transaminase — MSDLDRLPIRAELRGQSPYGAPQLDVPVRLNTNENPYPLPAALVARIAERVAAAARDLNRYPDRDAVELRTALADYLSRTGDYPLGPERVWAANGSNEVLQQLLQAFGGPGRTALGFDPSYSMHALIARGTGTGWISGARGADYTIDLDEALARIAEHRPNVVFLCSPNNPTGTALAGEVVERVYDAAQAARPSLVIVDEAYVEFAHTASLLPLLEGRPHLVVSRTMSKAFGAAGLRLGYLAADAAVVDAVQLVRLPYHLSAVNQATALACLEFEDTLLGYVRELKEQRDRLVGELRALGCEVTDSDANFVQFGRFEDPHAIWAEILEHGVLVRDNGVPGMLRVTAGTDAENTAFLDAMRHVLKSARPKD, encoded by the coding sequence GTGAGCGATCTGGACCGGCTGCCGATCCGCGCCGAACTGCGCGGGCAATCGCCGTACGGCGCGCCGCAGTTGGATGTCCCGGTGCGGCTCAACACGAACGAGAACCCGTACCCGCTGCCGGCCGCCCTTGTGGCCCGGATCGCCGAGCGGGTCGCCGCCGCGGCCCGCGACCTGAACCGCTATCCGGACCGGGACGCGGTCGAACTGCGCACCGCGCTGGCCGACTATCTGTCCCGGACCGGCGACTACCCGCTGGGCCCGGAGCGGGTGTGGGCGGCCAACGGCTCCAACGAGGTGCTGCAACAACTGCTCCAGGCGTTCGGCGGCCCCGGGCGCACGGCGCTGGGCTTCGACCCGTCCTACTCGATGCACGCGCTGATCGCGCGCGGCACCGGCACCGGGTGGATCTCGGGCGCGCGCGGCGCCGACTACACGATCGACCTCGACGAAGCGCTGGCGCGGATCGCCGAACACCGTCCGAACGTGGTGTTCCTGTGCTCGCCGAACAACCCCACCGGCACCGCGCTCGCCGGCGAGGTGGTCGAGCGGGTGTACGACGCCGCGCAGGCCGCCCGGCCGTCGCTGGTGATCGTGGACGAGGCCTACGTCGAGTTCGCGCACACCGCGTCGCTGCTGCCGCTGCTCGAGGGCCGGCCGCACCTGGTGGTGAGCCGGACCATGTCCAAGGCGTTCGGCGCGGCGGGCCTGCGGCTGGGCTATCTCGCGGCGGACGCCGCGGTGGTGGACGCGGTGCAACTGGTGCGCCTGCCGTACCACCTCTCCGCGGTCAACCAGGCCACCGCGCTGGCCTGCCTGGAGTTCGAGGACACCCTGCTCGGCTACGTGCGCGAGCTCAAGGAACAGCGCGACCGGCTGGTGGGGGAACTGCGCGCGCTCGGCTGCGAGGTGACCGACTCCGACGCCAACTTCGTGCAGTTCGGCCGCTTCGAGGACCCGCACGCGATCTGGGCGGAGATCCTCGAACACGGCGTCCTGGTCCGCGACAACGGGGTCCCGGGCATGTTGCGGGTGACCGCCGGCACGGACGCCGAGAACACGGCCTTCCTGGACGCGATGCGGCACGTTCTCAAAAGCGCGCGTCCGAAGGACTGA